The genomic stretch GCCGATCTTGTTGCCCTGGTAGGCATACCAGGCACCAGACTTCTCGACCAAGCCCTGAGATACCCCCAGATCAATGATCTCGCCGTTACGGTAGATACCTTTCCCGTAAAGAATCTGGAACTCAGCCTGACGGAACGGAGGCGAGACCTTGTTCTTGACGATCTTGACGCGGGTTTCGCTGCCGACCACCTCGTCGCCTTCCTTGACCGCGCCGGTACGGCGGATGTCCAGACGGACCGAAGCGTAGAACTTCAGGGCATTACCACCGGTAGTGGTTTCCGGGCTGCCGAACATCACACCGATCTTCATACGGATCTGGTTGATGAAGATGACCAGGCAGTTGGCGTTCTTGATGTTACCGGTAATCTTGCGCAGCGCCTGGGACATCAGGCGGGCCTGCAGGCCCACATGCATGTCACCCATCTCGCCTTCGATTTCGGCCTTCGGCACCAGTGCGGCCACGGAGTCGACAATGATCACGTCGACCGCATTGGAGCGCACCAGCATGTCGGTGATTTCAAGGGCCTGCTCACCGGTGTCCGGTTGCGAAACCAGCAGGTCATCGACGTTGACGCCCAGCTTGCCGGCGTACTCAGGGTCAAGGGCATGTTCGGCGTCGACGAAGGCGCAGGTGGCACCGTTCTTCTGCGCTTCAGCGATGACAGACAGGGTCAGCGTAGTCTTACCCGACGATTCCGGGCCGTAGATCTCGACGATACGGCCTTTTGGCAGACCACCGATGCCGAGGGCGATGTCCAGGCCCAGCGAGCCGGTGGAGATGGCCGGAATGCCTTGACGCTCATGGTCACCCATGCGCATGACCGCGCCTTTACCGAATTGGCGTTCGATCTGACCCAGGGCCGCAGCCAAGGCGCGCTTCTTGTTGTCGTCCATTGAAATCCTCACGTGTTCGACTTGGCCCTGACGGCCGGAATACCTGTATAAGTAGCCAGTATTATTCCACAGGCAGACGCCCGCGCAAACCCCTGTCGTCGATTTACTCGGCACCAAGCTGTAACAAGCCGTCTAACGCGGCGATCACCGTCTGTCGGCGCACCGCCTCGCGGTCACCGTCGAACTGCCGACGTTCGCTGAACACCCGGTCGCCATCCCCCC from Pseudomonas putida encodes the following:
- the recA gene encoding recombinase RecA; this encodes MDDNKKRALAAALGQIERQFGKGAVMRMGDHERQGIPAISTGSLGLDIALGIGGLPKGRIVEIYGPESSGKTTLTLSVIAEAQKNGATCAFVDAEHALDPEYAGKLGVNVDDLLVSQPDTGEQALEITDMLVRSNAVDVIIVDSVAALVPKAEIEGEMGDMHVGLQARLMSQALRKITGNIKNANCLVIFINQIRMKIGVMFGSPETTTGGNALKFYASVRLDIRRTGAVKEGDEVVGSETRVKIVKNKVSPPFRQAEFQILYGKGIYRNGEIIDLGVSQGLVEKSGAWYAYQGNKIGQGKANAAKYLAENPAIGAEIEKQIREKLLKAGAAAEAGKAAAEADADDMADADAGY